The DNA region GAggataaataatttcaaaaattaTGGGTAATTATAATACCaggtttttttttggaaaaacatATAAAGAATTTGATTGGACAATTTATCAGTTTGATGAGCTCATCTATAGAGAACATACAGATTAAATTTTCATTACTTAAGCATgaaagtgtttctgtgttttgagGCAGGTCCTCATTGTTAATCTACACATTATCAATATACAAAACACAATGATTAAAGATGGGTATCAAACCTGGTTCTATAGAAAAGCATTTTCTTTCATTGTCGAATGCATTCAAGAACGTGAGTTCCTTTACCTGTGTAATAACACTGCAATCAGTAACACTAATGCATACACGCATGGAAACAGGCTAACAGTTGTAGCCTGTGATAACAGGAACCCAATAAATCTTTAGTTTGCTATACTTCCAAAAGACAGATCTCAATGAAAGATCACTGGTACAATTCAGACCAAGAGTCTTAAGTCGAGCACAGAGTTGGTGCATGTCATCTATCTTTAGCTTGAATTTATTTATGGGTTTAGAAATGAAAATGGGCTAATCTTGTCTTCCTGAAGTTTCATTACTGTCACTGTTATAATCATGTAAAGTACAAAAGTAGGACCGTGACGACATCCCTAGGTATTATGTGTAGTAACAGCAATAATCTAGTCCATCTTATCTATCAAAGCCTCATTGCTTATCTAAGGCATGGTACTACGTCTCCAATATCACAAAATAATGCTGCTACATTGTTGTTACACCACAGTTTACAGTGTTACTACACAGTGAGAAAAGATAATACAGACTTTTTGGTATGAATAGTCATTTTCTGTATCTCGTTTGATAGAATCCACACATATGCAGCTCCTGCTGTCCATAGTAAATGGTTCCAATTTGTACTGACAGATTACAAAAAGTCAAGCTTTCCTGTCCCAAAGGCCACCATGCAGCCATAGATGTATTCCTTTTATTTCTCCTCTTTGTGAGTTTATAATCCATAGTCAGCCGAGTTCCGACAGAGGCTGAGAGCAGCAAGACAAAGTGAGAAGTTCAACTCTTTGGGTCATACACACCCACAGTGCTTGGCTGAAATATTCTGTATTGTATGATAGCGACTCTTGTTGTCCAGGAAGGAAAAGTCCTTTTCAAAAGCGGTTGGCCTGCAGCAGGGCCCACTGCTGACCCTGTCTTTGCGGCCCTTCTTCCTGAATCCTATCCTAACCATATGCTCCATGGTGATGTCATAGTTCTGCCGGTGTGCCACACATTTGCCGCTGCAGTAGCGCAGTAGCACCGTCTCGTCACTGTCATAGCCGAGACCCAGTTCACTCACAGTCACTTCCAGCTCCCTTATGGAGCAAGGCTTAGGCCTGCGGGCTCTTTTAGTCCTTCGGGCAAAGCTGTCACCCAAGCGTAggctctttcttctttttctgtcaaGCAAGGTCCCGACCACATGCTGAAGCTCACCCTCTGTAAAGCTCTGAAACATCTTGGAAACTGTCAGGGAGAGGATGAATAAACATCAGTAAACAGGTGTGGGACAGATAATCTGATTCCATAGAAATGTTGCAGTTCTCAATAATCAGATACATCAGAAGGACAGATGGTCTGCAGAGATAGTGCAGCGCTTTTGGTAAGATAATGAAAGCCATGAGCGCACAGAAGAAATTAGTGTATTTTATCTGACATGCTGACACCTACAAACTAGTCCTTTCACCATCAGTATTACAGACAGTGCTAGAACTCCCTCAGGCCCATTTTAGCTGACAAATGCCTTTCAATAATGCCATGTGAAACCAAAACAAGAGTGGGTATACCATCCTCACATGAAGGTTTTAATGGTTCTATGGAGAGCCAGTGAACTATGAGGTGCTAATTGACTGCAGGTTATTGCCTGACATCAAAATCTGCTCTATAAACAACACAGCCAGGTACTAAGTGTTCAGGCCAAATCCCAAAAAGCCCTTTCACATGACACCTTATCTCAAACCAGACAAGGAGGGAGACTATAACAGTTTATCTTACACTCTGAGAGGAGAGAGTTCATCTCTTCTGTTGAGCGTGCTCTCCGATGAAGACCACCCATCTGTTGGGACATCTCTGTTTCCGATTCTGcagaagatgatgatgaggattCAGACGTTGACTCTGATGATGAAGACTGTCTtgatgaggatgaagatgtGTACGGAGAATTTTTTCTAGGTTTGAACTGTCCAAGAGTGGCCATATTTCTAACGAGGAGGATGGACAGGGCTGCACCACAGAGCACGAAGGCAAAAGTAGCACCTTTCCATAACTTCATCTTAGAACGTGGAGGAGCATTGAAACTCTGCAGGGAGAGGCAAATCAAACACAAACGTCAGACATGTATTAACAATCACACCTTCAATCATGCAAACAAAGCAAACCTCCACAAGTTGTCACATTAATGCACACAGAACAATGTAAAAATTGTTATCGTCTGAGCCGTCACTTTTCTTTGACCTTGCTATAAATCCTCTCCTCTCAACAGGGCTTTTATTTCACTGTCagtttactttttctgtttctgctgtcagctcattttcacttttaagtGGGTTCATGATCCACGAACTTGACATCCCTTGCTGACAAATGAGAATGCAGAGCGTGTTCAATCGCTGCTGcctggagagaaaaaaacataactgCAATTTCTTATTCGAGCTGGAGGCATTTTGAATGAGTTCTGCCCcttaaaatccttttaaaaagtgcatcatTTCAAAAATACCTGATGGGAATGGGAATACAAACTCCGTCCTTTCATTTTTGAAGAAAACACTTGCTCTTTGCGGAAGtaaatgtttttggaaatatCCTTTCAAAGGGGGTAAATCCTTTTCTTCCTCCAAAGGAATCTCTTACCACACCTATTTTCAATGCTATGTACGtacatgtatgtgtgtttgttcaTCCCTTTATCTTACACCGCCACTCCCATTCTATAGACGCTGCACTGCTGCCACATGCCTCAATTATTAAACCTCATTTCTTTCCTTATTGTCATGCCACAGGTATTTGAGAAGTTTTACAAGcttacttttttgtctttttcatatCATGTCACTGGTGAGCAGAACATTTCCCCAGAGCAGGAAACGGTATACTGGCAGTGACTAACAGCAAATCCAGACCAGTCTTACAAATTGTTTTGCCAGACTGGATTCTGTAGTGTACATAGAAAGACTGCTTGAGTGTTTACAATGGGTCAACATTGCACATATTCTTGTCTAAAgtattataaaaacaaaaatctgaaatgaattAGTTCTGGAAGTTTACACTTAAAGCATGTGGGTTCCTCCTGCAGATCACAttaaagtggattttttatgaaaaattgtaaaaagctGGAACATTTTGAGCTTCTGGTGGAATTTCTGCAgctaagaaaaacaaagaaagggaACTATAGGCAAATTCAGACAGCTCTCCTGAATTTTGGATACCGCAGAGGGAAAATACAAAGGCGCTGCACGCATGAGTTGCAGTGGAATAAACAGCATATAAACAGGTAAAACCAGTCCTATCAGTCACAGCTTGACTCATCGCTCATAATTTCATATGCGTTTGACGTGGTAACCAACCTTTTCACAATGAAGGGGTAGAATGGTAttcatttaaaagtcaaacatttcaGCTAACAACCTCATTTGACATAGTCGATGTAAATCAGATGTGGAGCCGCGGCTGCATCTCAGAGTTACTCATACTCGCCTATACAGTATGTCTGATTTTCAGAGGTTATATTTATCCACCAGacatgatagatagatagaagcCTCCATGGAAAGTctaattttgtttctgtaggTTCAACACTGACACCTTACACAAGGAATCCTTATGCTCCTCCGCAAGTatgatacattttaaatttaaaagatcagtttattaaaatgtatgGCATAGGGTGAgatcattgttttcttttgttgttaatAGGTCGGTTTGGGCCAATTTATCTGCGTTGGAGTTGGGAGTTTCACACGGCTGTGATACATCACTGCCTGTGGCTTGTTAGATCTATGGTTCATCTTGATAAAACAATTAGCTTGCAAGGAGGAGATGAGTTCTCAGATGCCTCGGTCACCGAAGATGGACAAAGCCTGGTCATCAAACGCTGATCTCATGTCCCTGAAGACAGTTTGATTGTCATAATTGCCCCACTCAGAAACACATTAGTCCCATCTGCAGTCGATTGGCGCCAATAAAAATGCCAACCTACATTTTGCAGATTGTTCAGATGGTCATGGGAGACTAATCAGCACAGATATTTAATATCTACCACTGGCCCCAGCTGTCATGTACATAAATATACAGATATCAATTGAGAAAGAGGCACCAGTGTTTTCTTAGgtgagcagtggaaacgtgaaTGAGCTTACCACTTCTCTGAGAAGAcaaatgctgctgttttccaGCAACAACACAGAGGATATAGAGGAATCCCCGAGGACACTAGAGCAGAAGGAAAAACCATCCTCAAACTGAGACATAAAAGTGCAGATGAGTCCTAAAGACAACTAAAAAAGCTTTCTCACAGGCGCTGCATGTCTGACTCTCACAAAGCATCAGGACTGATGTGCCCATGCACGCTCCTGTGTTTGGAGATAAGGGCTATTCAGAGATGTGAGGCTcaaaacaaatgcagaaaatTAAACTTATCACAGGAAGAAAGGATCCTGTTTGCATGCATgaaagttcttttttttgttttgtgttccTAGTGGGACTGAAAGTGAATATGAGGTATGCATGAATAGGAGCTGCTGATGTTTCGCTGTCAGTCAGATGTCACTTAAAAAGCTACCAACAGAGTGAAAACAATCCAGGAGGATCATTAACCTGTTTGAGGCAAACCATGAAAGTGAACTCCTCAGCCAAGAATGAATTCCCCAGTCGGTCAGAGCCATTCCTGAGCTGGTATGTATACTCCAGTGTGTGCATCATACACACGAGTCCAGCTCTCAACCGTCAACTGTGCTCTTGTTGTCACTCAAAGATTGCATTATATGAAACGACACAATAAAATGGATGTTTTCAAGGAATAATTGGGTCAGTGGCAAAGGCGCTGCTAAGCTGACGGTAATGTAATTACAGCAGCATGGCACTCGtgtcctcctctccctcccatGCCAGAGGGAGACAATTCAAAGAATGCCACGGCCTATGGAAGATGAAGTAAAGATCTGTCAAATTGTGGATAAGGGGCGTCTGTGGTTAACACTTTTGAATGAAGCCAGCAGACAGGGGGTGCCTTCTTGTCAGCTCTCTTGGATCTTTAGCTGTGTGACAAGATTACAgcagaagaagatcacagaaccGAATGAATGAATTCTTTGTAttagaaaaaagcagaaacgAACTTTAATGTCTCTCCactgtgtagaatttgttccTATACATTCCCTAAATACAGTTCGGTCTGTCTCAATCGCTGCCTCACTGTGACTCACACATACCATAAACACATACTTGCAACACTTGTGTGGTTTCACTTTCCCTAAAATCATATGACACTCGCTCGTGTAGAAATGGAGACAAAGTCTAACCTTCCATTGTTGTCCAGACACCCACTTCACTCCCAGGGCGTACACAGACTTCCAGTAGCACCATCATATTACACTGAATAATCCAGTTTACATAACACCGCTGCTTCTTGATTTCTGAAGCTGTCGCAAGGTTGAGCCATTGTTTATTTGCTACTGCACgacctgaggccctttacctaCAGAACATTATAACCACGCTgtgccttccagctcagctccacCCATGTGATCGGCTGTCTCTGTGCTACTTTGAACACACCCCATAAATACCTGCACTGTACAGACAGCACAGGAGCACTACAAACAGCGGGAAAGGTACCTACTGGGTTGTTGCAGGGAAACAAGGTGCTTTAGGGAGTCCTAGAGAGGCACTGTCTTGTCTTTTCCCTCTTAAGTGAGCATCAGGAGGCCTGGGGACAGCTAGAGAGTTCTCTGGGACGTAATAGGGACATATTCCAAAGATCAGGGCAGGATTAGCACTAATGCCTCCCAGCTTTATCTGTAGTCACGTGGGTTAACACCTGGCTGCAGTGTTGGTGGTGGAGCCCGAGCCCTGCTGCATGTGTGCGTCTGTGTTAATCCATCAGACACCTCTAACTTAAGGGTTAGGCCAGCATGCATGCAGAGCCCACCGAGAAAGCACCAGCAGGCACTTCCCCTTCTTGTTATCTTGAAACCTGTCAAGCTGTCTGTCTGAATAATGAAGACTAGTGACATGCTCTGTAAGTTTTCCAGCATCATGGTGGCCCAAAAGGCTGTGAAATAAAGTGGATGTTCTGAGCCAGGATTGGCTGTTCTAAATCCAGCCTTGGTTCTAATGCAACTGAAAAAGGCTTAGGTTAGACTGTAATTTTGCTGGGCAAGTGCTTCAGTTGGCTCTCGCTCTGTCACTCAGTTACCGTCGCATAATTAAAACAAGCCTGGTCCTTGTTAGTTAGAAAGCTGCTGTTCATTATTGAGAaggaaacaaaggaaaacatCCAAAGCAGTGCCAGATAACTTTTGTAAATTCTCACTCTCATTCTATAAATATCAAGCATTACTGTCTGTTAATCTCCTGGATGTAGGTGAGTGCTTAGAAAGACTCTGCTTTATTTTGGGAGCCTTACTATCACATCCGACGGATTTATCCGGATTAATCCAGTGACCCAACAGCCTAGCACGACATGTCACAACTCAAACCTGTTGCTATTAAGGTGCCGTTAATGAGATCTGAGGCGTGGATACACTTATAGGTGCACATTTGACCCCTGTCCCAATTTATCTGGCCTTTCTATTAAAGGAAGAGTTGAGTCAAGGTGTAGTTCTGACATGCATTTCTGCAACACACAAAGAGGTTTACAGGAGGCTTGACAGGCAAACATCACCTTGCTTCGATACTTTTTGAGCGAGTTTGGAGTAAGATTGATGTTGTCTCTTTGACTTTCTAAAGAAGAGTCTTGATGCTTCTATTCTGGCTTCTGGCTGCTAATCTGTCCACGCCAGATCCTCTTTTTACACAACCACAGCGCCTCTAAACCGATGTTAAACATGTTGATGTTGCTGTTACAAAGGGATGACGGCCATCTGGCACACGCTGAAtaccattttaaaatatgacccACAGGAGCATGCACAAGCAAGTACAAACATCTCAAATATGATGACATTTTACGTCTTTATAAGCCCACGCTGTCTTTCTAAGATGAGCATGTTAATCATTTTCATGCACAGCGTGTATTTTAGTGAGAACAATACAGAAAATGCTGATGGGATGAAGAGGAGTGATGCATCACTTCATCTCTCC from Cheilinus undulatus linkage group 13, ASM1832078v1, whole genome shotgun sequence includes:
- the LOC121520445 gene encoding neurturin, with amino-acid sequence MKLWKGATFAFVLCGAALSILLVRNMATLGQFKPRKNSPYTSSSSSRQSSSSESTSESSSSSSAESETEMSQQMGGLHRRARSTEEMNSLLSEFSKMFQSFTEGELQHVVGTLLDRKRRKSLRLGDSFARRTKRARRPKPCSIRELEVTVSELGLGYDSDETVLLRYCSGKCVAHRQNYDITMEHMVRIGFRKKGRKDRVSSGPCCRPTAFEKDFSFLDNKSRYHTIQNISAKHCGCV